The Phaseolus vulgaris cultivar G19833 chromosome 5, P. vulgaris v2.0, whole genome shotgun sequence genomic interval tctctaaaaagacgccatgtctcttcatcaatatgttggtactttaaacatggatttttgtctttaaggtcgccaaaaatgtatctcgaagtcagtcttgacttaaaggtacgaaatttgagtatgatattggatataatctttgatcgaagcgattccacatcaggaatttcaaagtttgcctgcaaaataacatcagcaaattaaaattaatcaatgaatattaaaaaacattatattaaaatgtaaagcttaccagaacatcctcctaGATCATGTTCCGGtcgacctctgacacctcatcccatgaattaatcagaatggagagcctctcatgagaaacaactccaagatagctcataaactcatctgccttaggaccaaaagccactccagtgttgacgtcaatgtcaacacgtgtcttctcaccagcagcacgtctcaatgcgagacgcttcaatctagtaggtcctctgctgcCTCGTCCGGATCGAGGTTTGATTGGggtctgatcgtcatccatgtctctgttaaaaaaattaggtaacaaacattagttaatctgcatcgaattaaaatcttataaaaataatacataaaaatgtaaataaaaaatgcttatttacaggttgcatggaggttgaaagttcatatgtaaattccttcactgaggtctttacgggttgcatgtacatcatcaactacatcgtcatctttattaattatctttggtgtgaatgaacaggggtcaccattttcaatatcatctatggtctccccttgttttttgccgtgtaaaacgacataccaatgttctgacgtaggatctttcacgtagaaaacttgagatgcttgttgaaccattataaatggctaatctcgataccctatcttttcgaaagtccactagtgtgaatcctgaatcatcaattttaaccccacttttattgtcaacccatttacacttgaaaactggaacgaaaaacttagtgtagtcaatctcccatatctcttctataaacccatagtatgccattgatccaagtactggatttgtatctttcgaagtcaaaaactgcattgactcggcttcaagagtaacaccagaattttgaactgtactcttttcatccatggactcgtgtaaaatatacaattattcacttcgtacgctgtacatgagatgacatcaaacttcaatccaacagccaaccaggtcaaggtctctgatgtcgttgaatccttgaacacctcatctttaaaccaaggcatgaaagttctattatgttccatcaagacccatttctctgcttgtcttgggttatttgccttcacaatggctttatgagcttctatgtatggtacaacttcatctgtgttattcaatatgtacaaatgtgcttgcaagacttctgatcgatatttgcttacaatattcacaccacgtaaacatttacttgtagaacgcctgtggtgccatgaattagctggaacacctattggatttgcttttgtcatgtactctgaacaaaattcaatactttcttcagctatgtacctttcaatcattgaagcctctggacgataatgatttttcacataacctttcaaaatttccatataccgctcaacaggatacatccatcttaagtacactggtccacacaatctaacctctcttaccagatgcacaactagatgaaccatgatgtcaaaaaaagacggaggaaaaaacatctccaattcacacaagataacaacaatttcattttgaagttcatctagttttgagggatcaatgactttacaacagatggaagagaagaatgagcacaaacgggttatggtatgtctaacattttttggtaagatcccacggatagctaccggcaacaactgttgcatcaagatgtgacaatcatgagacttcaacccaattaacttcaaatcttgcattgacactaggctcttcacatttgaggaatgtccttgtggcactttcacaccttttagacattgacaaaaactaattttttcatcttttgacattgtgtaacaggctgggggcaaatatatacgcttacccatttctatgggtgccaactcgtcgcgtatgttcatctcaatcaaatctaaacgagcatttagaccatccttcgtcttcccgttaatgttaagaagtgtaccaattaagctatcacacacattcttctcaacatgcattacatctatacaatgtctgacttcaaaatatttgtcacagatgacttttttttttactggaagatcaaagaagattgatttcttcttccaaatatttgtcacagatgactttttttttgacttaccgaaggtgtggtatatgttatttaccttttcgtaaacctcaacaccggttaatggagttggtggaccactaccctcttggtgtccattaaaggcttttttcaacctccggtaaggatgttGACTtataagaaacctccgatgccgaagatatactgttttccttccatgtttcaattgttgagaagtagtgtcttcttcgcatattggacacgctttgtgacccttaacactataacctgataagttaccatatgccagaaagtcattgatggtgcaaaataacatggcatgaagcttgaaagtttcattagtaaatccgtcaaatacttcgacaccctggtcccacattaacttcaaatcttcaatcaggggacttagataaacatcaatatcattccctggttgtttcggactgaatatcatcatagacaacatcatgtattttcgcttcatgcacaatccaggaggtaagttgtaaataactagtaatacaggccatgaactgtgatttgtactcatattaccaaacggattcattccgtctgtagctaaaccaagtcggatatttcttgattctttaccaaattctggaaagtcatcatcaaatttcttccattgaatagaatcagctggatttcggtacatgccatcgcatttcctctcatctgcatgccatctaagattcttagcatcatctgggtttgcaaacaaacgcttcatccttggaatgatgggaagataccacataaccttcattgggggtccatgcttttccatgtcatcaatagaatcatcatctttttgtttcaacttataacgtgataacccacacctcggacaacttttcaacaattcaaaatctttccggtataatatacaatcattaggacatgcatgtatctttttgtactccatacccattggacaaagaatctttttggcctcgtaattacgattaggtagactatttccctctggaagcatatccttcaacaactggagcaattccgtgaagcttttatcagtccatccgtttattgccttcaaattcatcaatcttaacaccgccgacaactgtgtgaagttagttgatccaggatacaaaggagtctctgcatcttttgacatactttcatatccatgcgcttttgcaaaacactcagctcccacatcacgaatcatgtcctccaatcgatcatcatctccataatcgtgtactgcttcatccatggtagaacccacatattcttcagttacggaaacacgtggtaaatttaataattcaccatgccatgtccaagttgtataagatcgaagaaacccatcacatagcaggtgttccctcatgatattcacatccagtatcctcccattcaaacagttaacgcacggacacctgatctttgctccatcatgaccactaataatcgcgttatgctgcgcaaattgtataaattcctctactcccctttcgtactcatcacttatacgaacaacattaatccaacctcgatccattatatattctggaatagttaggattttctaataattagtattctattctatctcacacatttgccgagggtcgaacaccccgaactcaatccaaacacgataattctattctaaaagtaacaataactaacataacataaaacttttattaaaatgtaattaacaactaactaaatacatatatataaatataaatttaagaaaatacaaattatataatacaaatttatatataataatatataaattaattgtttctgtaactaatttattaaattatatataaattataataaacaaaaattcaaaatacacagaaatatataaattattagttattagttataaattccaagttgtattagttattaattaaatatatattataatacaaaaaataaaaattcaaaatattaaataaaaattcaaaatattaaatataaactcaaaatattaaatataaattcaaaatattaaataaatattaaatacaaaaccAACCTTTCCGTCGTGAAGAAGCTTGATGGTGATCGGAGTGGAAGACAAAGGCGAAGGCGGCGGCGGAAGCTgtggcggtggcggagcagGAAAACAGCAACGAACACCAATGGAACAGTAACCTAAGTGCCACAAACGAAGTAAGGAAACGAAAATGACAATGGCAacgaagtgaataatgaatgatgcgaaaacaaaaacaaaaacaaaaacgaaTGAGTGAAACTGAAACTTACAAAACGCAGAGAGAAGAAACTGAACTGAGCGCAAaacgttgaaacgaagagcggagaagaggaaagtgaaagtgaaagtgaaactAGTGGCGCACTtcaaatttttagggtaaaattgttttacaaatgcggttgtaGGGTAAGACCGTATTTGTAAATCATttgaattgatttacaaatgcggtcttaccctacaaccgcatttgtaaaacaatttaatttcaaaaatgccaccgcattttttacaaatgcgtttaagcgcAAAGCCCCACTAAATAAAGGGTCGTTGTTTTACATTTCTGCACTAGTGTTATCACCTACCTCGGTATAAGTACGTATACCCGAGTATAGGCACTTTGTGGGAGTAATTTGCTTGTTGAGTTAATCGAGCATGGGCAGGTAAGATAGCTCGGTGTCAGTATGACCACTTGAGTATGACGCCCTGTGTATAAAATGATTACCTAGTGGTAGGTAAGATGACCTAGCTCGGGGTCAGTACGACCACTCGAGCATAGGTGCCATGTGGGTAAAGCTGTTGTAGGTAAGGTAATTGgcatggtaagacgacctagctcggTATCAGTACGACTACCTGAGTACAGGCGCTCTGCGGTTTAACGTTTTATGGTTAATTTGTTTGATTTGAGGTacggtaagacgacctaactcagCGTAAGAACGAGTTATAGGCGCTTTGCAAGCAGAGGTCATggttaagttttttttagtgCATGGTAAGTCGGGCTATCTCGTCGAGTGAATGATCAAATGATCAGCCGAGTAGGCACTCTACGAAACCAAGCTTGGTGAGATTAAGATATATGGCCCCGAGCCAAGTTTGTGAGATACACCTATGCAAGTCGAGAGTGAGCATAGGCTTGTCGTAGCTATGGGCATATAGTTCATCAAAAGGTTAGTTCTTTGTTAATTGAGGACTCCACGGTTTTTCATGCTTAGATTTTGCCTAAGTTGCATTTTTGTAATCTTTATTACTTTATGCTTAAGAGGTAGAGATGGGTTAGTGTAAGTAATAGAGTGTCCGCATGTGTGTGATAGTAGTTGTTATACTTGAGCTAGTTTGCTATATGATAAGTTAAGTAGTGAGCACCAGTGAATAAAGGTGCATGAGATTCTCTTTTGTTGTTAGCACCGTGAGTAAAGGTGCCCGTAggcataatatttttttgttatgtatgttttcagttgagattatattctcgtaaGTCTCTTCGCCTAGTCAAGCTTGGCTTGAGCTTGGGAGGCTTGTGTACTGGAAAGGAGCTCGTCATCTCGGTCCAAGTATTTGGGGAAGGCCTGCTCGGTGTTTGAGCCTAAGAGGTGGGTCGTGAGCTCGACCCAAATGTTGGTCAGTCCAGAAAAGGTAATTaagaaagataaagagatattttatctgttatcATATTATCTGTTAAATAATGGTGCACatgttaaacaaaatattttcctacTGTTAGCACCTGAAGATAAGTGGTGCCTGTTAGCATGTGGTTGTTTTtgttatgctttcagttgagagtATATTCTCTTAAGAGAAAATTGTTAAAGAGATAGTTATTAAAAAGGCTTGAGACCCTCAGTAGAGGGAGACTATTTCTGAGTACTAGAGActaaaactaattattatttagtatgttctcactgacttgatcgttggagtgtgatcaacaggtagagcctCATCTGTCTCAACGAAGCGTAATTTCAGTGCACCAGGAGGAGACAGATCAGAAGCGAAGCCCTCCATCCAAGATTAGCCAACGAAGCCCTCCATCCAAGATTAGCCAACGAGAACAAGGGTTATGAGAGTTTGTGTTCACTTACAATTACAATTTGATAGTAAtagacatatatatatatatatatatatatatatataaaagccTTCAAAACAAAtcaatcatttaaaaaaataacaaagttagaaaataataagttttttatattataaaataatataggtAATTTGAAGAGTTAAAACTAAAATCATACACATTTTTGGTAATGGAAGAAACGCACAACATATTTTTAATGTCATCATTATTCTTTTTAAGAAagaattcatattttaaaattaaaaaatgttaacaacacacttttcatttttaattaagatttaTTAGATACCACTTCATATTTAATAAACTTTTTCTGGtttagttaattttaatatattttaacattataTACATTTCACTTTTGCAAATACCCAATTAAAAAGTTTACTAAATCTTAAAATTAGTATTcgtattgaaaattttacaaaccTTAATGCTTCTAAGGATATAGAAAGCAAACCAttagaataaattaaaagaaatataaaaatatattatttttttataaacacaaGTTTTTCTCTCCGTTACGTCTCTCCattctcttatctttgtcttcaataaaataaaacttctttGCTATATATGTTCCCTCTTCTCCATCCAACCAAACTTCCCATAAAAGAAAGACAGTTTCTTCCCGCATCTTTACATTTTTATTCATGCACCCACAACAATGTTGTGTAAAAGAGAAAATCGTTTCtatataaaaattgtatatttatttttttagattttggaTAACAAAATTCGATAAATTAAACATTTCtggtaaaattttggattgacgCGTCCGGTAACCTTCTAGATTGATGCTTCTGGTAGTACATGAATAACaatgttaatccaaaataaaaaacgCAGAACATCCACAATTAAAAAAACCATTCCGGATCCatcaatccataattcaaaatatgcattctggattcagaaatctataattaaaaaatatcattccgaatccaccaatccgtaatagaaattaggtTTCTAGATTCAACAATAtggaaatcaacaatttatgcaaactttgtTTCTGGAACACCCCTCATCCGGAAAGCAACATGATTTACTTccagattgatgaatccgtaacaCACTACCAGATCTTGATTTCAAATAAAAGATGAAGTTCAATTTTgagatttataaaattgtgGGAGTACAGGAAGAAAATGTAGGAGTACAAGAAGAAACTCcttaaaagaaaatatcaaaACGGATCCAATACGTTTTATAGTCTAGATAGATTAGGAGTTGAAATTAAAGGTAtttaaatacataattttttttatataattttttaagatattttttaaaagtaaaattatgagagaattttaaattccaaaataaataatatcttaGATACGTTATTGATTTTAACAACAAACTTAAACTTAGAAACGAAACATTAACCCTCATTTTCTTAAACCTTAGACTAGAAGTTTGTTTCTGCATGACTTAAGTTCGGAACAAACAATCTTAGAAAGAATGCAAGATGTTGCCTTATCCATAAATATTGAGTTGCTTTTAAAAAAGGCACATCCTTTGAGTCATAGGTTTATGTGGTGCAAAATGTGAAATAAGTGCATAAAAAAAAGACCAATGACGAGGACGCGCAGTCAACAAAGACCATTTATGTCTGAGACAAAACTACGCGTGGAAGTTGAGAATTTGGAACAACATAGAACGAAAAAGACTTTTCATAATTCGTGGCAACCCCCAAAGAACCCATCTGGCACAGAACCTTCATATTGCAAAACCCATCTTcgttttcttctttataataAAAACCTCAACGCGTTTCTATATTTCCCACACGTAATTTCCTTTTCCATCGCATTAAGTAACCATAGCTCCACATaaatctctatatatatatacactacaCATGCATATTTCATTCATACTTTCCAACTTCACAATCTCTTAAACCCTTTGCTAGTAacttcatcatcttcatcatgaATCACTTCAACAATCAGCAAGAGGCCCCTGGTAAGTTTTTACTGCATAATGTTGTATTTTGGCAGCACAGACCAGTTTTTAGATAAAGTTGAAGTTAATTTGTTAGTTTCTATGTGGAAATATGAACATCTTTCTTATTATGATGCTGCAGTATCATATCCAGCACAGGTTCAGGCCTATTCTTCAGCTCCATATGTTAGTGCCCCACCACCTATGGGATATCCTTCCAAGGATGAACCAGCAACTGTAGGGTACCCTCCACAAAGGGTTCCAGAGGAAACCAGGAGCAAGGGTGATGGATTTTGGAAAGGATGGTAAGTGATCATAACTGTGAAAACACACTCTGAACCTTTCAAATAGTTCTGGCATATCAGGAACATGCaccaaagttttcttttaacATCTCTTTTCCTTCTTTACTTGCAGTTGTGCTGCTTTATGTTGCTGCTGGGTCCTGGATTGTTGCTTCTGATTGAATCACGTCATAGATTTGTGCTTGTCACcatgtttttttatcatttacagTTTCCTCTTGTATTTTTTGTAGTTTGTGCAAAATAAGATCTTTGTCCTCTAggacatgtatttttttatacattggTGGAATGTGGTTCTTTTACTTTGTACATGATGCATTTAGTCActattataagatttttttgtGAATAACACAAAAATTATTACGTTCAAAGGGTTTGCTTTACTTGGTGTTTCAATTTCAAACGCCTTTGTTGAGTATATGGATCCTAAAGAATTAACCATTAAACTAACTTTTGTTTACTATGCgaattatctatatatatatatatatatatataaatgaaatatcttcttattaaatttatctaatatctttatttttacaACAATGTGGTATTATTCATGTGAGGTCATCTTCCTAAAGTAATGATACAATCTCAATATCAGATAAGGAGATATGTAATGAGATTCGGTTTAGAAGGGCTTTAAGTTCTACacctaaataatttaaaaaggtactctaatataatttgaaaatctaattttagtctttgaaatttatattttagaatggacaatttgaaactaaaaaaaatgtttttaaatgttatattttagatatatttttttatattttgaattctaaaatataaaatatgtatgtATTTTTCCAGAATACAAAATATATACTTCAGAATGCAGAatgcaaaatataaaataacagtTCTGGAATATTTTCAAACtccatttaataatattaaattatataaaacaatttttttatgagaACATATTGATTAATGTTTCtagaaattttttatattttgaatataaaagaaacatttcAAAAATTACATATCTTAATTgtgttgataattttttaacgTAATATATCTTTcagaataattataaattattttatgtactTATATGCCTTAAcgattaaaatcaaattattattgGAAAGTTTTTTGAAAACACAGTATTAAACGTGACggttttttttttgaaaaaagagatatgattttgaaattaagttttgaaaaataaatttaagttaaaGTCTGATTATCTTTAACGTCTAAAACTTATATAAACTTAGAAGGTTTTTAAAAATACAGTTTTTTGGAATAGAAGGGTTTTCAAATTATAATTCTGAAACTAAAATGAATATCGTTGAAGTGATAcctatttgttttaattatgattattattgaatataatgttcaaattgtttttcaaaattgtcTACAGACACAAAGTAAGATAAaaatcaaagttttcttttaacCTATTTAACGGAAATTAAATGAAGGTGTATAGTATGATATTTGTACAAAcattgagaaaagaaaaatcaagtTTCAATGATTAAAgatatataaatatagaaatatTTCAAAAGTTCAAGAAATGATCAAAACGCGTTGAAATCTTCATATCAGAAGTGTGTTTAATATGAGTAAGCGATGAAAGAGCAATACGAGATTTATGGAAAGTTCAAATACTGAAGTTTCAAGCTTCAACGTTAAACAtcatacaaatataaaaatatttcaaagagCAACTATATCATATAAATGCACACGACAGGTAAGAAATCCTCATAACAGAAAATGATGAAGGCAGAGAGAGATTTATGCAATCCTGAAGATTTGAAATTAGAGATTCAACATTCAAATTCATACAATAATGGAAAGTATTCAAATTACAACACATGCTCTAGACTCGCAAGAAATCTTCAGTTCAAGAGTTTCCTTTTGGAGCGTCTAACGGCTAAATGATGGAGTGCAGTTTACAAGCTTCAACAATCGTCTTTTTGAAAGTTATATAAGGATCTAGAAGACGAACAAGAAACATAGAAAAATGATATACAAGAACATCAAGAAAAATACAATTTGTGGAGTGTGAAAGAAAGTTTGGTTTGTACAGATTATATCTGCTACATAGAATGTCTAATGATTTGGGTTGTGTGTTATCCTTTGTAAGTTCTTCACTTTGTAAAGTATACCTAATGAACtttgattgttttctcttttagattatttttctcttatcttGAGAGGTCTTAGTCTTATGGGAGATTAAAACTGATTTACCTGGGTAGTCGTAGAATACTTGTACCTGGATAAGTGTAAAATATTTGTTCCTGGAGAGTTGTTGAAACTCATTAGTGAAAAAATCTTTAGTGGTTTGCTTAAAAGGACTAGACGTAGCCCAAGTGGTAGGAtgaacaatataaaatatttgtgtactttttctcttctctttgctTATTAGACATTGTTTTGTATAGTCTTTCAATTTGCAATTTGAGTTCAGGCTCCATTCAACTCCCCCTTTGGGAGCCAAGTGCACATTCACTCTACAAAATCTTAAAagaaatacaagagaaaatacACCTATACAATTTGTACAatactaagaagaaaaaaaataaaaaattctagtGTTTCTACTCTTCCAATGTAAAGTCCTCTTCCTTAAAGCTTCATCTTCTTCTATCCTCTTAGCCAATGATTTTGTGACTCGATATTTTCATCATAGCCTCCCTCTTGAAAATGACCTGTCTTCAAATCTGCAGGATGCTCAATGACAACAACCtttgatttataattttctttcgGGATCAAACATCAATCTATAGTAAACATCAAACAAAAGTAGAATAAGtttctttattaaaagaaaactaAGAAAAGTGTTTCTAAAGGAAAAGGTAAAGAAACCATGCCCTTCATTATTTTTGAAAAGATTATTATATGGAAAATTAAGGGTCATTGTTTTGAAAAGATATTTTTCTCCATTATATTTCTCCATTATATTTTTCCTTGTTTTGTGCTATGCAACAACAAAAGAAAATGGTTTTTAATAGACTTTTTAGAAGAAAATTTATAATCATTTCTTTTTTGGGAAGAAGAGATCAATATTGTGCAATTCCTCTTAAAAGATTCTTTATCACTAGAGGATTTTATGTTTAACTCTTCctcttttctaatttttttctaacAATTATTTTCCTCTAtactctttttctttcttttcctctttttttttccatccttcttttctctctctctctcttctttctcctccTTTTTCCTAATAAGCGCTTGCACTTTTTTCTCCTAATATAAATTTTCCTCCTTTTTATAAAGGCtctctcatttctctaatattATCTTTTACTGATAAGGGAGGAATGTCTACTTTAGACTCCTTACGAGTATGATTTTTAGGCTCATCATGATACCTTAGGGTTGCTTGATAAAAGTCATCATAATGATGACTATTATACACCATTTTACTTTGAGAGTATATGACCTCATAATGTTCTCTCCTTCTATATGATCCATCACCATGTTTACTCCtattattttctctctttttgttGCATGAGTTGAGCAAACATGCCTCTAATCTCATCCATAACTTTatctcattttaaaaatttcttttaacattTCCTCTCAAATTTCTAATTTCATCTCTTAAATTCAACTCTTCATTATGATCCATATATCTTTCATGCATACTAGAATGTCTAGATTGATAGTGgtaactcattttttttatcaaaagatTTTAACAAGGTTTGTAAGGCTTTTCACACAAATTTTCAAAAAGTGTGTGCACGTACCGCTACTTGAACCAAAGGAAGATCAACTAAGGGTATTAAGACAAGTGTTATGTTTTTCCACAAATTAGGGATACAAACATAAAcctttaaagaaaataaatttcaatgtAAACTAGATGAATTCCTAGTGTGAAAGTCCAAGTGACACTTGTGAGGCCCTTGGAACACTTTCATGACATTAGAAATGCTTCTATTACAATGTTTATTTTGGGGGATGGGATTGTATCAATGACATTTTCCCAAGACACCCAAGAAATGAAGAATAAacttaaaaagagaaaaatacaaCAAAATTCAGTGACAAAACAAATTACAACGCATAagctgttgaaccaagtgatgttcaagctttgaagaatccaaaccctttgaaggatgttgaagccttggctgtgcttggtgttgctgtgctggtttagtatagttatggggtagtttgagttttgtaatccaccccttgatcgaatctgaaagcataaagcatctcaatctttgtaaaaataaaatgttttcaaactaagttaaaacaactgattgttttgtcgaaacaaccgattgtttatacttaggtgttttgagaaaaagattgaaaactgtttttcaaatggttgaactgttaagaaccaaaacaaccgattgattcgaggaaacaaccgattgtttgttttgggaccataacagaaaaactgttttatctttgactgagctttaaatgatttaactgtttacgctccagtcattaaatgctttcaccaatcttttaatgcaatttaagagtttgttaagatttgataacaaactacatctttgaatatattcagaaaaacagatttgagaattaatctttgacaagtttttgctaagagtttttgagtttttcaaagagctgagattgctgaaagtttgtgattgatcaaagtttgtggaatatgattctgcttgtattgatttcagattatcttctgtaacaagtgtaatccttgtactctgtgaaacaagtttcgtttctgtgtttgctaagattggttgtgtgttcttgaggggatcaagatcaacaatcttggtgttggtgtgttggccaaggagagtgtgtttcttgaggtgttcaaggtcattctcttggttgttgtgtaagtgatcaaggtgtgattgcttagtggatttcctcagggtttctgagaagactggatgtagctctggtgttggagtgaaccagtataaacatctgtgtgcaatctctctatccctaactctttaaattcagttttatttgttgtttgctggtataaacaaccgattgtttctgtgaaacaaccgattgtttttctggttgtgctgattttgtttactgtttttggtaaac includes:
- the LOC137835056 gene encoding protein CYSTEINE-RICH TRANSMEMBRANE MODULE 9-like, with translation MNHFNNQQEAPVSYPAQVQAYSSAPYVSAPPPMGYPSKDEPATVGYPPQRVPEETRSKGDGFWKGCCAALCCCWVLDCCF